A window from Pseudomonas frederiksbergensis encodes these proteins:
- a CDS encoding GNAT family N-acetyltransferase — MDASLQICKATPADAGIISRIVERSIRVGCALDHRNDPLIVATWTHNKTIEHVQPWLTDERLYLNIALLQDKPVGVAMAAISGKVAFCYVQPEWFRRGAGQALVRDLERWLTDQGLHQARLNSTRTSEAFYRHLGYQPCAETFAVAGLHAIPMHKALPPLHRMVSGLFGF, encoded by the coding sequence ATCCCTTCAAATTTGCAAGGCAACCCCCGCCGACGCCGGCATCATCAGCCGGATCGTCGAGCGCTCCATTCGCGTGGGTTGTGCGCTCGACCATCGCAACGATCCACTCATCGTTGCCACCTGGACCCACAACAAAACCATCGAACACGTGCAGCCCTGGCTCACCGACGAGCGGTTGTACCTGAACATCGCCCTGTTGCAGGACAAACCGGTCGGCGTCGCGATGGCTGCGATCAGCGGCAAAGTGGCGTTTTGTTACGTGCAACCGGAATGGTTTCGTCGCGGGGCCGGGCAAGCGCTGGTGCGCGACCTTGAGCGCTGGTTGACTGATCAGGGTTTGCATCAGGCACGACTCAACAGCACCCGCACCAGCGAAGCCTTTTACCGTCATCTGGGTTACCAGCCTTGCGCTGAAACCTTCGCCGTAGCCGGGCTCCACGCCATTCCCATGCACAAAGCACTGCCCCCCCTTCATAGAATGGTCAGCGGGCTTTTTGGTTTTTGA